One Spirochaeta africana DSM 8902 genomic window carries:
- a CDS encoding energy transducer TonB has product MGRLHHCWSNNWRRAGIAAGLSLLLHAVGLLIWIASPRMLGAPPQPQVFSVYIEAVDAPQEPAPVAPAPAEKFAPEKPASAEEPAPVVDMAPAEDRAPVEPAPAEEQAPEEQAPVEEPTPAKQAPAEESAPAEMPVSLNELKPSRILDVPERISETDAALPEHTPAASPDGEKNLPAHRQDDMTDEQIFARLSAGRRLPAPGYPPAAERFGQQGVVRVGIEVAASGRITQVRLVSSSGHSLLDQEVVRTVERHWRFNQAPGTVYIEREFEFRLQ; this is encoded by the coding sequence ATGGGCCGCTTGCACCACTGCTGGTCGAATAACTGGCGCAGAGCCGGAATCGCTGCGGGGCTTTCTCTGTTGCTGCATGCAGTCGGGCTGTTGATCTGGATAGCATCGCCGCGCATGCTCGGGGCTCCACCACAGCCGCAGGTTTTTTCGGTGTATATTGAAGCGGTCGATGCACCACAGGAGCCGGCACCCGTTGCACCAGCACCTGCAGAGAAATTCGCACCCGAGAAACCTGCATCCGCTGAGGAGCCAGCGCCTGTGGTGGACATGGCACCAGCCGAGGACCGGGCGCCTGTGGAGCCAGCACCAGCCGAAGAGCAGGCGCCCGAAGAGCAGGCACCTGTAGAGGAGCCGACGCCCGCAAAGCAGGCGCCCGCCGAAGAATCAGCACCTGCAGAGATGCCAGTTTCGCTCAATGAACTGAAACCCTCCCGGATCCTGGATGTTCCGGAAAGGATCTCTGAAACAGATGCCGCCCTGCCGGAACACACCCCCGCTGCCAGCCCGGATGGCGAAAAAAACCTGCCCGCGCACAGACAGGATGATATGACTGACGAGCAGATATTTGCCAGGCTCAGTGCCGGGCGGCGACTGCCGGCTCCTGGCTATCCGCCAGCTGCCGAACGCTTTGGTCAGCAGGGGGTGGTCCGGGTGGGGATCGAGGTGGCTGCTTCCGGGAGGATCACCCAGGTCAGACTGGTCTCATCATCCGGCCATAGTCTGCTTGATCAGGAGGTGGTACGGACTGTTGAACGGCACTGGCGTTTCAATCAGGCGCCGGGCACGGTATATATCGAGCGGGAATTCGAGTTCCGGTTGCAGTAA
- a CDS encoding DUF429 domain-containing protein, producing the protein MSGVIGIDAASGGWVVARISRDGQWELDFIESRYDSKTDEVYLPSSLVEYMVTNRLSLIDMPVGLVSRDAVVDGSLSPEMAVHREDAIRRLLRERVPNGGRFSNSVFPTPVSEAVYASDYESGAAVNKEALGKSISRQTWNLVYRIKQVQAILQVVPGIVGTLLESHPETVYRLLHAGSGAEASLASKRTQEGIEQRLNLLEQVLPGAQAAFDDAWHHWGKDVRAQRDDAADAMVLALCAYAGQQQGKLYTPVVMDGSLREASLPLQDFTASRLGSGIHSRRRDVLLKAEFPAAIPRGSEEIPLCMVYCPPEFCNVSR; encoded by the coding sequence ATGAGTGGTGTAATCGGTATTGACGCAGCATCTGGCGGGTGGGTTGTCGCCCGGATCTCCCGCGACGGGCAATGGGAGCTTGATTTCATAGAGAGCCGCTATGACTCAAAGACCGACGAGGTCTATCTGCCGTCATCGCTTGTTGAATATATGGTCACCAACCGGCTGAGTCTTATCGATATGCCGGTCGGGCTGGTTTCCCGGGATGCTGTTGTAGACGGAAGTCTGTCACCCGAGATGGCGGTACATCGTGAGGATGCGATCCGTCGCCTGTTGCGGGAGCGCGTACCGAACGGGGGGCGCTTCAGCAACTCGGTGTTTCCGACCCCGGTTTCCGAGGCAGTCTATGCCTCGGACTACGAATCAGGGGCCGCGGTGAACAAGGAAGCCCTGGGAAAGTCGATCTCCCGACAAACATGGAACCTGGTATATCGGATCAAGCAGGTGCAGGCGATTCTGCAGGTGGTCCCCGGGATTGTGGGCACCCTGCTTGAGTCGCACCCGGAAACCGTATATCGATTGCTGCATGCAGGCAGCGGTGCGGAGGCTTCTCTGGCATCCAAACGAACCCAGGAAGGGATCGAGCAGAGACTGAATCTGCTTGAGCAGGTCCTGCCGGGGGCACAGGCAGCCTTCGATGATGCCTGGCACCACTGGGGCAAGGATGTGCGGGCTCAGCGCGACGACGCTGCCGATGCGATGGTGCTGGCACTCTGTGCCTATGCCGGGCAGCAACAGGGAAAACTGTATACACCGGTGGTGATGGACGGCAGCCTTCGAGAGGCCAGTCTGCCGCTGCAGGATTTTACCGCATCACGTCTGGGCAGCGGGATTCACAGTCGTCGCCGGGATGTGCTGCTTAAAGCCGAGTTTCCGGCCGCGATCCCCCGGGGAAGTGAAGAAATCCCGCTCTGTATGGTCTACTGCCCCCCGGAGTTCTGTAACGTCTCACGGTAG
- a CDS encoding ATP-binding cassette domain-containing protein: protein MNTPAMSDTSPAIRFRGVDFFYPQINEDPQIPDGESAAEDPDAITRVFRDLSIDVPSGITSLVGQNGTGKSTFLLLAAARLFPAAGTIETLGMDTAAYRGAHLDPDLEDERNRLVSVVYQNMEFETEAPIGELFEFVYANGYRAEKPAELLQTIISELELHDDLQYRTQELSKGALQRAVIAFSLLYGSRLLVMDEPVFALEDARKERVFRFLTDFVRSENTALLYSAHELHLSEQYSDNVLLFDKQGGIEVGPASEMLEREKVEAAFQVPLTLLYRKERLYRETLQNSGGQ, encoded by the coding sequence ATGAATACACCAGCGATGTCCGACACCAGCCCGGCGATACGCTTTCGCGGGGTCGATTTTTTTTACCCACAGATCAACGAAGATCCACAGATTCCCGACGGCGAATCGGCAGCCGAGGATCCCGATGCAATCACCCGGGTATTCCGCGATCTGAGCATCGATGTGCCCTCCGGTATAACCAGTCTGGTAGGACAGAACGGAACCGGGAAATCTACCTTCCTGCTGCTGGCAGCTGCACGGCTCTTCCCCGCTGCCGGGACGATTGAAACACTCGGCATGGATACCGCAGCTTATCGCGGTGCACATCTGGATCCCGATCTGGAGGACGAGCGCAACCGGCTGGTTTCGGTGGTATACCAGAATATGGAATTCGAGACCGAGGCCCCGATCGGCGAACTGTTCGAGTTTGTCTATGCCAATGGATATCGTGCCGAAAAGCCTGCCGAGCTGCTGCAGACAATCATCAGCGAGCTTGAGTTGCACGACGATCTGCAGTATCGAACCCAGGAACTCAGCAAGGGGGCGCTGCAGCGGGCCGTCATTGCGTTCAGTCTGCTGTACGGGTCCAGGCTGCTGGTGATGGATGAGCCGGTTTTTGCTCTTGAGGATGCGCGCAAAGAGCGGGTGTTCCGCTTTCTGACCGATTTTGTTCGCAGCGAAAACACCGCACTCCTGTACTCTGCGCATGAGCTGCACCTGTCCGAGCAGTACTCGGATAACGTACTGTTGTTTGACAAACAGGGCGGGATCGAGGTAGGGCCTGCATCCGAGATGCTGGAACGGGAAAAGGTCGAGGCGGCCTTTCAGGTGCCATTGACCCTGCTGTATCGCAAGGAGCGACTCTACCGTGAGACGTTACAGAACTCCGGGGGGCAGTAG